A DNA window from Pseudoalteromonas spongiae UST010723-006 contains the following coding sequences:
- a CDS encoding DsrH/TusB family sulfur relay protein — MLHIFNKPLSHYQQHQLIIAPDDKLLLLSDACYSVNCYIDAFCQNTLYALDVDMKARAVSNETIITISDQQWVELIVDSEQHITW; from the coding sequence ATGCTGCATATATTTAATAAGCCCTTGTCGCATTATCAACAGCATCAACTTATTATTGCCCCCGATGATAAGCTCTTACTGTTATCCGACGCCTGCTACAGCGTTAATTGCTATATTGATGCATTTTGTCAAAACACCCTATACGCACTTGATGTTGATATGAAGGCACGCGCTGTCTCAAACGAAACGATCATTACAATTTCTGATCAACAGTGGGTTGAGCTCATTGTTGACAGCGAACAACATATTACTTGGTAA
- the tusE gene encoding sulfurtransferase TusE: protein MSYCINDKTIDTDKEGYLKDFTQWSEALAPIIAEQENISLSDNHWEVVYFVRDFYLEFNTSPAIRMLVKAMAKKLGEDKGNSKYLYKLFPKGPAKQATKIAGLPKPARCI from the coding sequence ATGAGCTATTGCATAAACGATAAAACTATCGATACTGATAAAGAGGGTTATCTGAAGGATTTTACCCAGTGGAGCGAAGCGCTCGCCCCTATCATTGCTGAGCAGGAAAACATCTCGCTCAGTGATAATCATTGGGAAGTTGTGTATTTTGTGCGAGATTTTTATCTTGAATTCAATACCAGTCCAGCAATACGTATGTTAGTAAAAGCCATGGCAAAAAAACTTGGTGAAGACAAAGGAAACAGCAAGTATTTATATAAATTGTTCCCTAAGGGACCGGCGAAACAAGCTACAAAAATTGCAGGGCTACCAAAACCAGCGCGCTGCATTTAA